One Erinaceus europaeus chromosome 5, mEriEur2.1, whole genome shotgun sequence genomic window carries:
- the LOC103108304 gene encoding WD repeat-containing protein 20-like: MAMERGGKEMKEMKTQFTTWEGLYKLLLHTEYSRPNLVPFNSQGSNPVHFSFLNLNDQSSKDDRLHFSVGWELYFSIYKGVLKGGLCC; this comes from the coding sequence ATGgcgatggagagaggagggaaggagatgaaGGAGATGAAAACCCAATTCACTACCTGGGAAGGTCTTTACAAGCTGCTGCTGCACACTGAGTACAGCCGGCCCAACCTGGTGCCCTTCAACTCCCAGGGGTCCAACCCAGTCCACTTCTCCTTCCTCAACCTCAACGATCAGTCCAGCAAGGATGACCGCCTCCACTTCAGTGTGGGCTGGGAGCTTTACTTCTCTATCTACAAGGGGGTCCTCAAGGGAGGGCTTTGCTGTTAA